CTGCGGTGAATGTCGGCATGTTCGCGGGGCACGCATATCTGCGCGAGAGCGCCGGACACGGCGACAAATATTCCCACGTTTCGGAAGACGAGCTGCGCGCGATAGAAAAGCACGCGGCGCGGGCGCTGGACGAGGGATGCCTGGGCGTCTCTTTCGGCATACGCTACGTGCCGGGCATCGACGCGGAGGAGCTTCGCCGCGCGGCGGCGCCATGCCGCAAAGACGGCAAGGTGATAGCGGCGCACGTCCGCGACGACGCGGCGATGATAGTTCCTGCGGCGCGCGAGCTTCTCGACGCGGGGCGCGAGCTCGACGTAGCGGCTCAGGTATCGCACATCGGCTCGATGGGCGGCTTCGGGCAGATGCGCGACCTCCTGCGCCTCGTAGACGAATACCGCATCGGCGGCATGGACGCGAGCTGCGACTGCTACCCTTACACGGCCTTCTCCACCATGATAGGCTCGACGACCTACGACGACGGCTGGCGCGAGCGTTACAACTGCGGCTACGACGCCGTCGAGATATGCGAGGGCAAGTACCGCGGACAGAGATGCACGGAAGAGATATTCAACGAGGTGCGCCGCGAAAATCCGGACTGCCTGACCGTCTGCTACGTCATGGCTGAGGCCGACATAGACATGGCTCTGGCGCATCCCAACGTCATGCTGGCAAGCGACGGCATCATGAACCACGGGCAGGGCCATCCGCGCGCGGCAGGCGCATTCCCGCGCCTCTTCGCCGAATACGTAAGGACGGGCAAGCTGCCGCTGTACGAGGCCGTGCGAATGGCGACGGTAATGCCGGCGGACAAGCTCGGGCTCAAAAA
The sequence above is drawn from the Cloacibacillus sp. An23 genome and encodes:
- a CDS encoding amidohydrolase family protein yields the protein MRTLIKGGLVLDPANRIQSVLNVLMEDGKIAAVTESEPEADEIVDAAGRAVAPGFIDIHMHEDPLNDDGTLYRDEERAIFNCMLRMGVTTAIGGQCGLNVHEPGEYLGVIDREGAAVNVGMFAGHAYLRESAGHGDKYSHVSEDELRAIEKHAARALDEGCLGVSFGIRYVPGIDAEELRRAAAPCRKDGKVIAAHVRDDAAMIVPAARELLDAGRELDVAAQVSHIGSMGGFGQMRDLLRLVDEYRIGGMDASCDCYPYTAFSTMIGSTTYDDGWRERYNCGYDAVEICEGKYRGQRCTEEIFNEVRRENPDCLTVCYVMAEADIDMALAHPNVMLASDGIMNHGQGHPRAAGAFPRLFAEYVRTGKLPLYEAVRMATVMPADKLGLKNKGRLTPGADADVVVFDPAKIRDRATFMEPVLPPEGIDSVWIGGKLAAKDCRVVDGVLGRSVRK